The region AGTCTGGATACCCTTTTTTGAACCGACGAAAGTGCCCACAAAAGGGCCCTGGGCACAGAGGACGTTTATAGAATAACGAGAGTTGCTTGGCAATGAACAATTCGCATTGCTCGATTTCAGCGCAAAAGAGAACGAAGGCAAGCGAGATATTCTCAATTCCGAGACAGCGGCCCGCTTCTCCGGTCTATTGGGCTCCTTCGATTTTGGTCTGGTATTCTTCTACGGATTCAACGATCTCCCTGGCTTAAAAACAGAGGTAGACGATCTAGGCCAGCCTGCGCTTATAGTTACATATCGTCGCTTTCATGGATACGGTTTTGACTTTGCCTACTCTATTGCGGATTATGTTGGATAATAAATTACAAACAACAAAAGAAAACGAAAGTGTCAGATTAAATGCTGGATAGTACAGTTCTTCTCACTTTCTATAATTCCAGTCCATGCCCAACGGATCACCATGTCAGAATTTCTCCATCTTTTCACACGCCTCGTTATATTTCGAATACCGGCATTAAGATTCTCAATCGGATTTGTTGTACATAAACTCTTTCTTATCTCTTTATGTGCCTCTAACTTATGTAAAGTCAAAGTTTCCTCTAATCCTTCCTCCAATGATCTCGCAGCCTGAGGATAATCCTTACCTAATTTACTCTTAATATTTAGAAGCAGTCTCTTAGCTGTTTCATAGCTATCTGCATTATATGCTTCACTCATTGCATTTCGAATTGTCAATCTCATATGCTCTGGAACATAATCTGTAACATTCTTCTTCTTATGGATCTGGCATCTCTGAATAAGAAATCCTTTTCCAAATACATCATTCAACGCTTTCCTTGTTGCTTTGCCACCATCAATAACTGCTAATTTTAATCCTGATAAATCAAATCCTCGTTCTATAAGATTATGTAAAAGATCAGTGCAAACCCTGCTGTTCTCAGTAGAACTCTCCCAGGCTTCTAATGCAGACTTTTTACCTTCTTTATCTATGCCTAATACTACTATTACTGTAGTTTTCTTAAAAACAATGCCATCAATCATTAAAATCAAATATTCTTGTCTAATCGGTTCATTCCTCCATGCCACAAGCTTTGCCTCTGTCATAGCTATGAAGTTTCTGCTTACAGAACTCTTTGATTTACAATTTGTTCTCAGACCTAATGAACCCGTCTCAAGTGATCTCTTGTATTTCCGTGTAGATACTCCAATAATCATCTGTTCCATCTGCCTTCGGCTCAATATCTCACTATCTTTATATTTCTTGACCGTCTTAAGGTCTTTCTCTCTTTTATCTCTTATATTCCTCAC is a window of Spirochaetota bacterium DNA encoding:
- a CDS encoding IS256 family transposase; the protein is MDNNKKGVIKDQASIIDIKEEVLNKEVEDSLFNQIISLGIKSYTELIEDEITEICGERYKHIRDREFSRWSVTETSTIFGGRKVKLLHPRVRNIRDKREKDLKTVKKYKDSEILSRRQMEQMIIGVSTRKYKRSLETGSLGLRTNCKSKSSVSRNFIAMTEAKLVAWRNEPIRQEYLILMIDGIVFKKTTVIVVLGIDKEGKKSALEAWESSTENSRVCTDLLHNLIERGFDLSGLKLAVIDGGKATRKALNDVFGKGFLIQRCQIHKKKNVTDYVPEHMRLTIRNAMSEAYNADSYETAKRLLLNIKSKLGKDYPQAARSLEEGLEETLTLHKLEAHKEIRKSLCTTNPIENLNAGIRNITRRVKRWRNSDMVIRWAWTGIIESEKNCTIQHLI